One stretch of Armigeres subalbatus isolate Guangzhou_Male chromosome 2, GZ_Asu_2, whole genome shotgun sequence DNA includes these proteins:
- the LOC134211144 gene encoding pyridoxal kinase codes for MSSAINRVLSIQSHVVHGYVGNKSAVFPLQVLGFEVDNINSVQFSNHTGYTNGFKGQVLNEKELAEVFAGLVANDLHKQYTHLLTGYVGNPTFLREIANIVKTLRSVNPGLIYVCDPVMGDDGVMYVPKELLPIYRDEIVPLADIVTPNQFEVELLTGKTISTEQDAWDAIDWFHSKGVRTVAISSSELGGSNALLALVSHNNDIDYQRYRMVIPKQGNGIRFTGTGDLFASLFLAHSTLTKCDMSTTLERTIATLQAVISKTLTYIPDDVKAGKVTVTSAQRELKIIQSKGDIEQPKILVHCSKV; via the exons ATGTCGTCTGCTATAAATCGGGTCCTCTCTATACAGAGCCATGTAGTGCATGGATATGTTGGTAATAAAAGTGCCGTCTTCCCATTACAG GTTCTTGGCTTCGAAGTCGACAACATCAATTCGGTGCAGTTCTCCAACCACACGGGCTACACCAATGGATTTAAGGGACAAGTGCTCAATGAAAAGGAACTTGCGGAAGTATTCGCCGGTTTAGTGGCCAACGATCTGCACAAACAGTACACCCATCTTTTGACTGGGTATGTCGGGAATCCAACTTTCCTGCGAGAGATCGCCAACATCGTGAAAACTCTGCGCTCCGTCAATCCAGGATTAATCTACG TATGCGATCCAGTAATGGGCGATGATGGCGTTATGTACGTACCCAAAGAACTGCTTCCAATATATCGCGATGAAATAGTTCCGTTGGCAGATATTGTGACTCCAAACCAGTTTGAAGTCGAACTGCTAACCGGAAAAACCATCAGCACTGAACAGGATGCATGGGATGCTATTGATTGGTTCCACAGCAAGGGTGTAAGAACGGTGGCCATTTCCTCGTCTGAGCTTGGTGGCTCGAATGCTTTGCTGGCACTCGTTAGTCATAATAATG ATATCGATTATCAGCGGTACCGAATGGTAATTCCGAAGCAGGGTAATGGAATCCGCTTCACAGGGACGGGCGATCTGTTCGCTTCCCTTTTTTTGGCCCATTCAACCTTGACCAAATGTGATATGTCCACCACCCTAGAGCGAACAATCGCCACTTTACAAGCAGTCATCTCCAAAACGCTAACGTACATTCCAGACGATGTAAAGGCTGGAAAGGTGACCGTCACTTCCGCACAACGTGagctgaaaattattcaaagtaAAGGAGATATAGAGCAACCGAAAATTTTGGTTCACTGTTCTAAAGTTTGA